A part of Gemmatimonas groenlandica genomic DNA contains:
- a CDS encoding VIT1/CCC1 transporter family protein: MPASHSETHKSANIGWLRAAVLGANDGLISTSSLVVGVAAAQPDRASVVVAALAGLVAGALSMAAGEYVSVSSQSDTETADLAREQMELATQPEHELAELAGIYVSRGLSPELAKQVAVELTAHDALGAHARDELGIHDLTRARPVQAALASAAAFAVGAGLPVLFVFVAPTAILTPLVFASTIVALGGLGMLAAQLGGASLLRGAARVTFWGAIAMVSTAMIGKLVGSPV, encoded by the coding sequence ATGCCCGCATCGCACTCCGAAACCCACAAGAGCGCCAACATCGGCTGGCTGCGCGCCGCCGTTCTCGGCGCCAACGATGGACTGATCTCGACCAGCAGTCTCGTGGTCGGCGTGGCCGCCGCGCAGCCCGATCGCGCCTCGGTGGTGGTGGCGGCGCTCGCGGGCCTGGTGGCCGGCGCGTTGTCGATGGCGGCGGGCGAGTACGTGTCGGTGAGCTCGCAGTCCGACACCGAGACCGCCGATCTCGCGCGCGAGCAGATGGAGCTGGCCACGCAGCCCGAGCACGAACTCGCGGAACTGGCCGGCATTTACGTGTCGCGCGGACTGAGCCCGGAGCTGGCCAAACAAGTGGCCGTCGAACTTACCGCGCACGACGCACTCGGTGCACACGCGCGCGACGAGTTGGGCATTCACGACCTCACACGTGCGCGTCCCGTTCAGGCAGCCCTCGCCTCGGCCGCGGCCTTTGCCGTCGGCGCTGGGCTACCCGTGCTCTTCGTATTTGTCGCGCCCACAGCGATTCTCACACCACTCGTGTTCGCCTCCACGATTGTCGCATTGGGCGGCCTAGGCATGCTCGCGGCGCAGCTTGGTGGCGCATCGCTGCTGCGCGGCGCGGCACGCGTGACGTTTTGGGGGGCGATCGCGATGGTGTCGACGGCGATGATCGGTAAACTCGTAGGATCACCGGTATAA
- the msrA gene encoding peptide-methionine (S)-S-oxide reductase MsrA, translated as MSEKQTEVAILAGGCFWGVEEILRAVPGVLDTDVGYTGGWLEHPVYDDTHDSASGHAEAVRIVFDPTVLSFESLLENWFFRLHDPTTLNRQGNDVGTQYRSSIFYTTPEQRETAEIVKARVAQSGLWKRPITTEIAPEATWWTAEGEHQDFLQKNPYGYNCHYMR; from the coding sequence ATGAGCGAGAAGCAGACTGAAGTCGCGATTCTGGCCGGTGGATGCTTTTGGGGCGTAGAAGAGATTCTGCGCGCCGTGCCGGGAGTGCTCGACACCGACGTGGGCTACACGGGCGGCTGGTTGGAACATCCGGTGTATGACGACACGCACGACAGTGCATCGGGACACGCCGAAGCGGTGCGCATCGTGTTCGATCCCACGGTGCTGAGTTTCGAGTCGTTGCTGGAGAACTGGTTCTTCCGGTTGCACGACCCGACCACGTTGAACCGTCAAGGCAACGATGTGGGCACGCAGTATCGCTCGTCGATTTTCTACACCACGCCGGAGCAGCGCGAGACGGCGGAAATCGTGAAGGCACGCGTGGCGCAATCGGGATTGTGGAAGCGGCCGATCACGACCGAGATCGCACCCGAAGCCACGTGGTGGACCGCCGAGGGCGAGCACCAGGACTTCCTGCAGAAAAATCCGTACGGGTACAACTGTCATTACATGCGGTAA
- a CDS encoding SRPBCC family protein encodes MLVSREPDLFRLAVTLNVGVPDAWAMLTSPAGLARWWGDHVTLDTFAGGQLREQWTEGDRTVTTVGQVVVCEPPHVIAFTWADDDWLVVTGVSWQLVSVADAPTPRCELHLEHRGWLALPDDRREMLMQAHIDGWSKHLARLAAVLHG; translated from the coding sequence ATGCTGGTGTCGCGAGAGCCCGATCTCTTCCGGCTGGCGGTCACGCTGAACGTCGGCGTGCCCGACGCGTGGGCCATGCTCACCTCACCTGCCGGTCTGGCTCGCTGGTGGGGGGACCACGTCACGCTCGACACGTTCGCCGGCGGTCAGCTGCGCGAGCAATGGACGGAGGGCGACCGTACGGTCACCACGGTGGGACAGGTCGTCGTATGCGAGCCACCACACGTGATCGCGTTTACGTGGGCCGACGACGACTGGCTCGTCGTGACGGGTGTCTCGTGGCAACTCGTGAGCGTGGCGGATGCGCCCACGCCCCGCTGCGAGCTGCACCTCGAACACCGCGGCTGGCTCGCGCTCCCCGACGATCGTCGTGAGATGCTGATGCAAGCGCACATCGACGGCTGGAGCAAACACCTCGCGCGGCTGGCGGCGGTGTTGCACGGCTAG
- a CDS encoding rhomboid family intramembrane serine protease, with the protein MAKSPVVKSAKRVTRTFKQQVTTLSATVGATWTAFVVNGIAGGALMQYGVIPRTLTGLRGILFAPFLHANMQHLIANTIPFLAMGWLVMLRDARHFLPVTLFAMLGSGLMAWLLGAPGSVHIGASGVVFGYFGFLLLGGWYARSFMSITLSILVAVLWGGLVLGIAPGQVGISWQSHLGGFIAGVLAARRYRGAR; encoded by the coding sequence GTGGCCAAGTCACCCGTCGTAAAGAGCGCCAAGCGCGTCACGCGCACCTTCAAGCAGCAAGTCACCACACTGAGTGCGACTGTGGGTGCCACGTGGACCGCGTTCGTGGTGAACGGCATCGCCGGCGGCGCGCTCATGCAGTACGGCGTGATTCCACGCACCCTCACCGGACTGCGCGGCATTCTCTTCGCGCCGTTCCTGCACGCCAACATGCAGCACCTCATCGCCAACACGATTCCGTTTCTGGCGATGGGCTGGCTGGTCATGCTGCGCGATGCGCGACACTTCCTGCCGGTCACCCTGTTCGCAATGCTCGGCTCGGGACTCATGGCCTGGCTGCTCGGCGCGCCGGGCTCCGTCCACATCGGCGCCAGCGGCGTCGTATTTGGCTACTTCGGCTTTCTGCTCCTCGGCGGCTGGTACGCGCGCAGCTTCATGAGCATCACGCTCAGCATCCTCGTGGCCGTGCTCTGGGGTGGACTCGTGCTCGGTATCGCGCCGGGACAGGTGGGCATCAGCTGGCAGTCACACCTGGGTGGGTTCATTGCGGGTGTGCTGGCAGCGCGGCGGTATCGCGGGGCGCGGTAG
- a CDS encoding protein adenylyltransferase SelO, with protein sequence MDTLRFDNRFVNELPGDPDRSNRRRQVQGAAWSAAAPTPVAGPALVAHAHEVAALVGIAEPDVQSAAFARVFGGNALLPGMAPYAACYGGHQFGNWAGQLGDGRAMSLGEVVNAAGARWELQLKGAGPTPYSRTADGRAVLRSSIREFLCSEAMHHLGVPTTRALSLVSTGDSVVRDMFYNGNAAPEPGAIVCRVAPSFIRFGNFEILAARDDLALMAQLVDFTIDRDFPELAGIADATERRVAWFADVCERTAHMIVHWMRVGFVHGVMNTDNMSILGLTIDYGPYGWLDNFDPTWTPNTTDASTRRYRFGQQPAIAQWNLVRLAEAIAPLFESGDVLQSALERFGDVYMAEYEAMNAAKFGFVVRGDAEQLLVREGFALLYEAEVDYTLFFRALGEIGDTLPADNPIGVLGDVFYDDAKREAKADALNAWLYRWHTLVSTHGRSAAERRVAMHAVNPRYVLRNYLAQQAIDAATDGDASLVQTLLEVMRRPYDDQPEYAHFAARRPEWARVKAGCSMLSCSS encoded by the coding sequence GTGGACACTCTCCGCTTCGACAACCGCTTCGTGAACGAACTGCCGGGCGACCCTGACCGGTCGAACCGGCGCCGACAGGTGCAGGGCGCCGCCTGGAGCGCGGCCGCGCCCACCCCCGTGGCCGGCCCCGCGCTGGTCGCCCACGCGCACGAGGTCGCCGCGCTGGTTGGGATCGCCGAGCCTGACGTGCAGTCGGCCGCGTTCGCCCGGGTCTTCGGGGGGAACGCGCTGCTCCCCGGCATGGCCCCGTATGCCGCCTGCTACGGCGGGCACCAGTTCGGGAACTGGGCCGGTCAGCTGGGCGACGGAAGGGCCATGTCGCTGGGCGAAGTGGTGAACGCCGCCGGCGCGCGGTGGGAGCTGCAGCTCAAAGGCGCCGGCCCCACGCCGTACTCACGCACCGCCGATGGCCGCGCGGTGCTGCGCTCGTCGATTCGCGAATTCTTGTGCAGCGAAGCGATGCATCATCTCGGGGTGCCGACCACCCGCGCCCTGTCGCTGGTATCCACCGGTGACAGTGTGGTGCGTGACATGTTCTACAACGGCAACGCGGCGCCGGAACCGGGTGCGATCGTCTGTCGTGTCGCGCCGTCATTCATCCGCTTCGGCAACTTCGAGATTCTCGCCGCGCGTGATGACCTCGCGTTGATGGCGCAGCTCGTCGATTTCACCATCGACCGTGACTTTCCCGAGCTCGCCGGCATCGCCGATGCCACCGAGCGTCGCGTGGCGTGGTTTGCCGACGTGTGCGAACGCACCGCCCACATGATCGTGCACTGGATGCGCGTGGGCTTCGTGCACGGCGTGATGAACACCGACAACATGTCGATCCTGGGGCTTACGATCGACTATGGTCCGTACGGGTGGCTCGACAACTTCGATCCCACCTGGACGCCCAACACCACCGACGCCAGCACGCGCCGCTATCGCTTCGGCCAGCAGCCGGCCATCGCGCAGTGGAATCTGGTGCGCCTCGCCGAGGCTATTGCGCCACTCTTCGAGTCGGGCGACGTGTTGCAGAGCGCCCTCGAGCGGTTCGGCGACGTGTATATGGCCGAGTACGAAGCGATGAACGCCGCGAAGTTCGGATTCGTGGTGCGTGGTGACGCCGAGCAGCTGCTCGTACGCGAGGGCTTCGCGTTGTTGTACGAAGCCGAGGTGGACTACACGCTGTTCTTCCGCGCACTGGGAGAGATCGGTGATACCTTGCCGGCGGACAATCCCATCGGCGTGCTTGGCGACGTGTTCTACGACGACGCGAAACGTGAGGCCAAGGCCGACGCGCTCAACGCGTGGTTGTATCGCTGGCACACGCTGGTATCGACGCATGGACGCAGCGCTGCCGAGCGCCGCGTGGCGATGCACGCCGTGAATCCCCGCTATGTGCTGCGGAATTATCTCGCGCAGCAGGCCATCGACGCGGCGACGGATGGCGATGCGTCACTCGTGCAGACGTTGCTCGAGGTCATGCGGCGACCGTACGACGATCAGCCGGAGTACGCGCACTTCGCCGCACGCCGACCGGAATGGGCGCGAGTGAAGGCGGGATGTTCGATGTTGAGTTGCAGTTCGTAA
- a CDS encoding VPS10 domain-containing protein, with protein sequence MSRTLHRRAASLAALTLLCAPASSRAQAALGATPVAQEFDKLHFRSIGPATMSGRISDLAIYEANPAIWYVGTAHGGVWKTTSNGAIFTPLFQDQGLIAIGDVAVSQTNPDLVWVGTGESNNRQSTSWGSGIYKSTDGGKTFAMMGLPQSKHINRIVIHPTNNDVVLVASTGPLFGPGGERGVYKTTDGGKSWKQVLKVDDETGANELVMSATDPNIMFASTYQRRRTACCMNGGGPGSALWKSTDGGDTWTKVTGTGFPTGPLGRIAVDVFRQSANIVYATVEGPAPGAQRAAAATENMEAAPAAPAGRGVVAGVSGLYKSTDGGATWTKQSNTNARPMYFSQLRIDPVNPERIYMGGVGLHLSVDGGRTFETDAALVTHDDVHGIWIDPKNPDHVIIGNDGGLATSYDMSRTWQFIENVPVGLFYHVGFDMETPYNVCGGMQDNYDWCGPSASRMNRGIFNYDWFQILGGDGFVAIPDLRDSRIIYTESQDGNMVRRNKVTGESKSIRPTPQNVVNATAGEAYRFHWDTPLMLSPNDPGVLLSAANRVFRSIDRGDSWTAISPDLTKNEKRDDIVTMGLKGSDIAISRNDGISQWPTIVALAESPKQKGVFYTGTDDGTVSMSKDNGATWQNITKNLPGFPAGHAFVSEVVPSRFESGTVYITVDNHRLNDYESYIWVSTDFGASFKSLTATLKGEVVKTLTEDTRNPDVLYIGTETGIFLTLDRGKTWKRLKANFPTVRVDELTIHPRDNALLVATHGRALWILDHLEPIQEFNAAQKADATLFTPGQSLQWKSKDDRNDEFWGHQFFTGENPPTETVLQLHLKKAVTNPTLRISDASGAVVRELPVPAAKNVAGIQTVCWDQRVEPIRDATPAGGPPAGGPPAGGPGGGGGFGGGVRGPLPGMPTPLPTVGYLPENPCAAPGGGGGGFGRGGGGANQGPQVLPGTYTVALVVDGKTVESKPLTIVMDPLVQLTAAQRVAYNALATELHTAQQAGAAAAAPMTALLAEVRKAAAKMDSTPTLADSVKTQFAAFRKDFDAVRAKLGAGAPAVAFGPGGGGGGAGFGTNDANVLARLGAVKSGMLGVWESPSASVQSQATSAKAAVEAAVAESKTFMARARAMSALLAANGITMAVPAN encoded by the coding sequence ATGTCCAGGACACTGCACCGACGCGCTGCTTCATTGGCGGCGCTCACGCTCCTGTGTGCACCGGCATCCTCTCGCGCGCAGGCTGCGCTCGGGGCCACACCGGTCGCGCAGGAGTTCGACAAGCTGCACTTCCGCTCCATCGGACCGGCCACGATGTCGGGGCGTATCTCCGACCTCGCCATCTACGAGGCCAATCCGGCCATCTGGTACGTGGGCACGGCCCACGGCGGTGTGTGGAAGACCACCAGCAACGGCGCGATCTTCACGCCGCTCTTTCAGGATCAGGGGCTGATCGCGATCGGTGATGTTGCCGTGTCTCAAACCAACCCGGATCTCGTGTGGGTAGGCACCGGCGAGTCGAACAACCGTCAAAGCACGTCGTGGGGCAGCGGCATCTACAAGTCGACCGACGGCGGGAAGACGTTCGCGATGATGGGACTGCCGCAGTCGAAGCACATCAATCGCATCGTCATTCATCCCACGAACAACGATGTGGTGCTGGTGGCGTCGACCGGTCCGTTGTTCGGCCCGGGTGGTGAGCGCGGCGTGTACAAGACCACCGACGGTGGTAAGAGCTGGAAGCAGGTGCTCAAGGTGGACGACGAAACGGGTGCGAATGAACTCGTGATGTCGGCGACCGATCCGAACATCATGTTCGCCAGTACGTATCAGCGTCGTCGTACGGCCTGCTGTATGAACGGTGGTGGCCCCGGCAGCGCGCTGTGGAAGTCGACCGACGGCGGCGACACGTGGACCAAGGTGACGGGCACCGGCTTCCCGACGGGTCCGCTCGGCCGTATCGCGGTGGACGTGTTCCGTCAGAGCGCGAACATCGTGTATGCCACCGTGGAAGGCCCGGCACCCGGTGCGCAGCGCGCGGCGGCGGCTACGGAGAACATGGAAGCCGCACCGGCGGCGCCGGCAGGGCGCGGTGTGGTGGCGGGCGTCTCGGGACTCTACAAGTCCACCGACGGCGGCGCCACGTGGACCAAGCAGAGCAACACCAATGCGCGGCCGATGTACTTCAGTCAGTTGCGCATCGATCCGGTGAATCCGGAGCGCATCTACATGGGTGGCGTGGGCCTTCACCTTTCAGTGGACGGCGGACGCACCTTCGAAACCGATGCGGCACTGGTCACGCACGACGACGTGCACGGTATCTGGATCGACCCAAAGAACCCCGATCACGTCATCATCGGGAACGACGGTGGTTTAGCGACGTCGTACGACATGAGCCGCACCTGGCAGTTCATCGAGAATGTGCCGGTGGGATTGTTCTACCACGTGGGCTTCGACATGGAAACGCCGTACAACGTGTGCGGCGGTATGCAGGACAACTACGACTGGTGTGGCCCGAGCGCGTCGCGCATGAACCGCGGCATCTTCAACTACGACTGGTTCCAGATTCTTGGCGGCGACGGCTTCGTGGCCATTCCCGACCTGCGTGACTCGCGCATCATCTACACCGAGTCACAGGACGGCAACATGGTGCGACGCAACAAGGTGACGGGTGAATCGAAGTCGATCCGCCCCACGCCACAGAACGTGGTGAACGCCACCGCCGGCGAAGCGTACCGCTTTCATTGGGATACGCCGCTTATGCTGTCGCCGAACGATCCCGGCGTACTGCTGTCCGCAGCCAATCGCGTGTTCCGCAGCATCGATCGTGGTGACTCGTGGACGGCGATCAGCCCTGACCTCACGAAGAACGAGAAGCGCGACGACATCGTGACGATGGGCCTCAAAGGCAGCGACATCGCGATCTCGCGCAACGACGGCATTTCGCAGTGGCCCACGATCGTAGCACTGGCGGAGTCGCCGAAGCAGAAGGGCGTGTTCTACACCGGTACCGACGACGGCACAGTGAGCATGTCGAAGGACAACGGCGCCACGTGGCAGAACATCACCAAGAATCTACCGGGCTTCCCGGCCGGTCATGCGTTCGTGTCGGAGGTGGTGCCGTCACGCTTCGAGTCGGGCACGGTGTACATCACGGTCGACAATCATCGTCTAAACGACTACGAGTCGTACATCTGGGTGAGCACCGACTTCGGTGCCTCGTTCAAGTCGCTCACCGCGACACTCAAGGGCGAAGTGGTGAAGACGCTCACCGAAGACACGCGCAATCCCGATGTGCTCTACATCGGCACCGAAACGGGAATCTTCCTCACGCTCGATCGTGGCAAGACATGGAAGCGGTTGAAGGCGAACTTCCCCACCGTGCGCGTGGATGAACTCACGATTCATCCGCGTGACAACGCGCTGCTGGTGGCCACGCATGGTCGCGCGCTCTGGATTCTCGATCATCTCGAGCCCATCCAGGAATTCAACGCGGCGCAGAAGGCCGATGCCACGTTGTTCACGCCCGGGCAGTCGTTGCAGTGGAAGTCGAAGGACGACCGCAACGACGAGTTCTGGGGACATCAGTTCTTCACCGGTGAGAACCCGCCCACCGAAACGGTGCTCCAGTTGCACCTGAAGAAGGCGGTTACCAACCCGACGCTGCGCATCAGCGATGCAAGCGGCGCGGTGGTGCGTGAACTCCCGGTGCCTGCGGCCAAGAATGTGGCCGGCATCCAGACCGTGTGCTGGGATCAGCGCGTGGAGCCGATCCGCGATGCGACGCCGGCCGGTGGTCCGCCGGCTGGTGGTCCGCCGGCTGGTGGACCTGGTGGTGGCGGTGGATTCGGCGGCGGTGTTCGTGGTCCGCTGCCCGGCATGCCGACGCCGCTGCCGACGGTGGGCTATCTCCCCGAGAACCCCTGCGCCGCGCCGGGCGGCGGTGGTGGTGGATTCGGTCGTGGCGGCGGTGGCGCCAATCAGGGTCCGCAGGTGTTGCCGGGCACGTACACGGTGGCGCTGGTCGTCGACGGCAAGACGGTGGAATCGAAGCCGCTCACGATCGTGATGGATCCGCTGGTGCAGCTCACGGCGGCGCAGCGTGTCGCGTACAACGCGCTCGCCACTGAGTTACACACCGCGCAGCAGGCGGGCGCCGCGGCGGCGGCTCCGATGACGGCGCTGCTGGCCGAGGTGCGGAAGGCGGCGGCCAAGATGGACTCCACGCCCACGCTGGCTGATAGCGTGAAGACGCAGTTCGCGGCCTTCCGGAAGGACTTCGACGCCGTGCGCGCCAAGCTCGGTGCGGGTGCCCCGGCGGTGGCGTTCGGACCTGGCGGCGGTGGTGGCGGCGCGGGCTTCGGTACCAACGACGCGAACGTGCTGGCACGACTGGGTGCCGTGAAGAGCGGCATGCTGGGCGTATGGGAAAGCCCAAGCGCGTCGGTGCAAAGCCAGGCCACGTCGGCCAAGGCGGCCGTGGAAGCGGCGGTGGCCGAGTCGAAGACGTTCATGGCGCGGGCGCGAGCGATGAGCGCGCTGTTGGCAGCCAACGGCATCACGATGGCGGTGCCGGCGAACTAG
- the msrB gene encoding peptide-methionine (R)-S-oxide reductase MsrB encodes MSDFIKPPVDELARTLTREQFTVTQQSGTEPPFRNEFWDHHEDGIYVDIVSGEPLFSSLDKFDSGCGWPSFTKPVAPQVLEKEDRTHGMRRVEVRSKDADSHLGHVFDDGPREAGGLRYCINSASLRFIPLEQLEAEGYGDFRKLFV; translated from the coding sequence ATGTCAGACTTCATCAAGCCTCCTGTTGACGAACTGGCTCGGACGCTCACGCGCGAGCAGTTCACGGTCACCCAGCAGTCGGGGACCGAGCCGCCATTCCGCAATGAATTCTGGGATCACCACGAAGACGGGATCTACGTCGATATCGTGAGTGGTGAGCCGCTGTTTTCGTCGCTCGACAAATTCGACTCCGGCTGCGGCTGGCCGAGCTTCACGAAGCCGGTGGCGCCGCAAGTGCTGGAGAAGGAAGACCGCACGCACGGCATGCGCCGTGTCGAAGTGCGGTCGAAGGATGCCGACTCGCATCTCGGTCATGTGTTCGACGACGGTCCGCGCGAGGCCGGTGGGCTTCGCTACTGCATCAATTCCGCGTCATTGCGTTTCATTCCGCTCGAGCAGCTCGAAGCGGAAGGGTATGGCGATTTCCGCAAGTTGTTCGTATGA
- a CDS encoding RidA family protein, with the protein MPRSAAFSPRGPAAIGPYSHAVWAGDLLYCSGQTPIDPTTTKLIDGDVTAQTHRVFDNLQAVVEDAGLTMDDVIKCNVYLTDMANFSAMNAAYTTRFSAPFPARTTVAVAGLPLNASVEIELVAKRP; encoded by the coding sequence ATGCCCCGTTCTGCCGCCTTCAGCCCGCGCGGTCCCGCCGCCATCGGCCCGTACTCGCACGCCGTCTGGGCGGGTGACCTGCTTTACTGCTCCGGTCAGACGCCCATCGACCCGACCACCACGAAGCTCATCGACGGCGACGTCACCGCGCAGACGCACCGCGTGTTCGATAACCTGCAGGCCGTGGTCGAAGACGCCGGCCTGACCATGGACGACGTGATCAAGTGCAACGTGTACCTCACCGACATGGCGAACTTTTCCGCCATGAACGCGGCCTACACCACGCGCTTCTCGGCCCCGTTCCCGGCCCGCACCACGGTCGCCGTGGCCGGCCTGCCGCTCAACGCCTCGGTAGAAATCGAACTAGTGGCCAAGAGGCCGTAA
- a CDS encoding HDOD domain-containing protein, protein MMPANAPHLQIDPVDPEESPVRARMSRILEGSDFPALSKQIIETISALDDDASSLQRLANVVLREYSLTLSVVRTANSAHYRRSGRSIQSATHAMMMLGAKTVRQLASSLLLFENFHRRSPALKELMLQSLLTANHAREVANKLGMEEPEEAHLCGMFRNLGEVLIACHFGEDYARIQTMMHDEGKSETGATKAVLGFPYADLGAEVSRHWGMPETVVQGMRARASTSVSLSAAVTAFSHDLTLALYHQEQTPDGAGVALEEVIERHSAKVKISREHVREVIASALNETRELFSSLHIPSDRQRFKQLSESARSAIGVAAFETGEWMAATPELSEDTALQLRDRLRQELESAADASSGTALGDVLLLALEGALRGGPFDRVIVCILDADKGRLVARSGLGEGIEALLPHFDFPMNIRGGPVVTATQQRAPIYLPNDRSMNAIEARWAGTLRVAQFGVFPIVVSGKIVGCLFVDRAMDGEMAAITPDRATLRYVKSLSEIVVTAIAARRRLSTAAAVEPARDTPKSAVPAAAGVEPSRSGADRVALVLQLLQGASSDAVSKESGVPVAQLEAWRAEVLAAAAARLQ, encoded by the coding sequence ATGATGCCAGCCAACGCCCCACACCTGCAGATCGACCCGGTCGACCCCGAGGAATCGCCCGTGCGCGCGCGCATGAGCCGCATTCTCGAGGGCAGCGATTTTCCGGCGCTGTCGAAGCAGATCATCGAGACGATCTCCGCGCTGGACGACGACGCCAGCTCGCTGCAGCGCCTGGCCAACGTGGTGCTGCGCGAATACAGCCTCACGTTGAGTGTCGTGCGGACCGCCAATAGTGCGCACTACCGGCGCTCTGGGCGCTCCATTCAAAGCGCGACGCACGCCATGATGATGCTGGGCGCGAAGACCGTGCGTCAGCTGGCCAGCAGCTTGCTGCTCTTCGAGAACTTTCATCGTCGCTCGCCGGCGCTGAAGGAGCTGATGCTGCAGTCGCTGCTGACCGCCAACCATGCGCGCGAAGTGGCGAACAAGCTGGGCATGGAGGAGCCGGAGGAGGCGCACCTGTGCGGCATGTTCCGCAACCTCGGCGAAGTGTTGATCGCCTGTCATTTCGGCGAAGACTACGCGCGCATCCAGACGATGATGCACGACGAGGGCAAGTCGGAAACGGGCGCCACGAAAGCGGTGCTGGGCTTTCCATACGCCGACCTGGGCGCCGAGGTGTCGCGCCACTGGGGGATGCCGGAGACGGTGGTGCAGGGCATGCGGGCACGCGCGTCGACGTCAGTGTCGTTATCGGCGGCGGTGACGGCGTTCAGTCATGACCTCACGCTGGCGCTGTACCATCAGGAGCAGACGCCAGATGGCGCCGGCGTCGCGCTGGAAGAGGTGATCGAGCGGCACAGTGCCAAGGTCAAGATCAGCCGCGAGCATGTACGCGAAGTGATCGCGTCGGCGCTGAACGAAACGCGCGAACTATTCTCGAGCTTACACATTCCGAGCGATCGTCAGCGCTTCAAGCAGCTCTCCGAATCGGCGCGTTCCGCAATTGGTGTGGCCGCGTTCGAAACCGGTGAGTGGATGGCGGCCACGCCCGAGCTCAGCGAAGACACCGCGCTTCAGCTGCGTGACCGTCTGCGTCAGGAGCTCGAGAGCGCCGCCGATGCGTCATCCGGCACGGCACTCGGCGACGTGCTGCTGCTGGCACTCGAAGGTGCGCTGCGCGGTGGCCCGTTCGACCGCGTGATCGTGTGCATCCTCGACGCCGACAAGGGTCGACTGGTGGCGCGCTCAGGACTCGGCGAAGGCATCGAAGCGCTGCTGCCGCATTTCGATTTCCCGATGAACATCCGCGGTGGTCCGGTGGTGACGGCGACGCAGCAGCGCGCGCCAATCTACCTGCCCAACGACCGCAGCATGAACGCGATCGAGGCGCGCTGGGCCGGCACGCTGCGCGTGGCACAGTTCGGCGTGTTCCCGATCGTCGTGTCGGGCAAGATCGTGGGCTGCCTGTTCGTGGACCGCGCAATGGACGGCGAGATGGCGGCAATCACGCCCGATCGCGCCACGCTGCGCTACGTGAAATCGCTGAGTGAGATCGTGGTCACGGCGATCGCGGCGCGGCGGCGGTTGTCGACGGCAGCCGCGGTCGAGCCTGCACGAGATACACCGAAGAGCGCCGTGCCGGCAGCGGCTGGTGTGGAGCCTTCGCGCTCTGGCGCGGATCGGGTGGCGTTGGTGCTGCAGTTGCTGCAGGGGGCGTCGAGTGACGCTGTATCGAAGGAGAGCGGGGTGCCGGTGGCGCAGCTCGAGGCGTGGCGGGCAGAAGTGTTGGCCGCAGCGGCAGCGCGGTTGCAGTGA